In Risungbinella massiliensis, a single window of DNA contains:
- a CDS encoding glycosyltransferase family 2 protein yields the protein MISFKQLSLCMIVKDEEETLASCLESVKYIVDEIILVDTGSTDRTKEIAQNYGANIYDFPWTDDFSAARNYGIQKAQGDWILWLDADEKVEVKDAAMLRDILYCSNYDLLAVNLINFIGEKEDKSHFYQIAHHRLFRNHMGFCFENRIHETLNITNVLSETDQKKRVGIVPIRVYHTGYLQTSVEKKGKFERNLTLLKRELGEKEHSPWIHYHIASEYYRVQEYAKAFQHVNQSIRDFLTAKSTPPALLYKLKYSIMLSLGSIEGAWPSIRLAVSLYPDYVDLHFYMGYILLARGEYKEALASFQKCLEIGEGNLEYLCLYGLGSYQAMYYCGLCHQKLGEPSEAIKCFLQTVVVSPNFQDARKALRICLKNQGFTLDSFLDQYYSNEDAQKYQKLISDTDKNKS from the coding sequence GTGATTTCTTTTAAGCAATTATCCCTTTGCATGATTGTAAAAGACGAGGAAGAGACACTTGCCTCATGTTTAGAAAGCGTAAAGTACATTGTGGATGAAATCATTTTAGTGGATACCGGTTCGACCGATCGAACGAAGGAGATAGCTCAAAATTACGGAGCAAACATTTATGACTTCCCATGGACGGATGACTTTTCTGCTGCACGAAACTACGGGATTCAAAAAGCGCAGGGGGATTGGATCTTATGGCTAGATGCAGACGAGAAGGTAGAAGTCAAAGATGCGGCCATGTTACGTGATATATTGTATTGTTCGAATTATGATTTATTGGCAGTCAATCTAATCAACTTTATTGGTGAAAAGGAAGACAAAAGTCACTTTTATCAGATTGCACATCATCGACTATTTCGTAACCATATGGGGTTTTGCTTTGAGAATAGAATTCATGAAACGCTTAATATAACAAATGTTCTTTCGGAAACAGATCAGAAAAAAAGGGTAGGGATTGTACCAATTCGTGTGTACCACACTGGATACCTACAAACGTCAGTAGAGAAAAAAGGGAAATTTGAACGAAATCTCACTTTGTTAAAGCGTGAACTAGGGGAAAAGGAACATAGTCCTTGGATTCACTACCACATTGCATCTGAGTATTACCGCGTCCAAGAGTATGCTAAAGCTTTTCAACACGTTAATCAGTCCATTCGTGACTTTTTAACAGCCAAATCGACACCACCAGCTCTTTTATACAAGCTAAAATACTCTATTATGCTCAGTCTCGGGAGTATAGAGGGAGCATGGCCTAGCATTCGCTTAGCAGTATCGTTATATCCTGATTATGTAGATCTGCACTTCTATATGGGATATATCTTGCTAGCTCGTGGAGAATATAAAGAAGCACTAGCATCATTCCAAAAATGCCTAGAGATAGGGGAAGGTAACTTAGAATACCTTTGTTTATATGGTTTGGGGAGCTATCAAGCGATGTACTACTGTGGTCTTTGTCATCAAAAGTTAGGAGAACCAAGCGAGGCAATTAAATGCTTTCTCCAAACGGTTGTGGTATCACCAAATTTTCAGGATGCGAGAAAAGCTCTTCGGATCTGCTTAAAAAACCAGGGATTCACTCTAGACTCTTTCTTGGATCAATACTATTCAAACGAGGATGCTCAAAAATATCAAAAGTTAATATCTGATACAGACAAAAATAAAAGTTGA